A genomic window from Candidatus Bathyarchaeota archaeon includes:
- a CDS encoding C39 family peptidase yields the protein MVQLDLPLWGQPQRRNQCVPTCLKMILEYLRKKYGDSIPRLSIKKICKIVDTQIDGTIPKNVERINSYLCNGNPNVEFKSYILGDFKIIKKEILENNLPVIVWINSADPPDKVWHTVVVTGFDPETNIVTYNDPLDRSEKHEEVGVFSSKWGFESRMVKVKVFKTKQRQIPEWTSNNNEGEID from the coding sequence ATGGTTCAACTCGATCTGCCTTTATGGGGACAACCTCAAAGACGAAATCAATGTGTTCCAACATGTCTGAAGATGATTTTAGAATATCTTAGAAAAAAATACGGCGATTCAATTCCTAGGCTTTCGATAAAAAAAATTTGTAAAATTGTGGATACACAAATAGATGGCACAATTCCAAAAAATGTGGAAAGAATCAATTCGTATCTCTGTAATGGAAACCCAAATGTAGAATTTAAGTCATATATTTTGGGTGATTTTAAGATAATAAAAAAGGAAATACTGGAAAATAACCTTCCAGTAATAGTTTGGATAAACTCCGCTGATCCCCCAGACAAAGTATGGCATACTGTTGTGGTGACTGGGTTCGACCCAGAAACAAATATCGTAACATATAACGACCCTTTAGATAGAAGTGAAAAACATGAAGAAGTAGGAGTTTTTAGCAGCAAATGGGGTTTTGAAAGCAGAATGGTTAAAGTAAAAGTTTTTAAAACAAAGCAAAGACAGATACCAGAGTGGACATCAAACAATAACGAAGGAGAGATTGATTAA
- a CDS encoding PAS domain-containing protein gives MTVKVLYVDDDSGLQITAKQILEVVGPFEVVTCSSVDEALKLLNGQEFDEIISDYQMPLKNGLDFLKEVREQGDNTPFILFTGKGREEVAVKALNLGANYYISKVGKPETVFGELVHVLLELAKNKRAEKRLLLSETRFRELFDNMRSGVAVYTVEDDGNFFVFSDFNKAAEKIEGVKKADLIGKDVLEVFPGAKDGFLDVFRRVWKTGKPEYSNSVYSESGKPESIRNSYTYKLPSGEIVSIYNDVTDEKKIEQQLLRNYEMLDTVTRHINADLTIISKDYEVLYANKVITGTYGDVLGKKCYSVLNNQKSVCANCGVKEIFETCKDQVIHYQTVRQPDGTVKHLEITATAIRNEIGEIVSATEIAIDLTESKLIDKKLSEEISLKNVLLDNIPGAALILRKNTREIVASNKLAKEFGAFPGKTCYQTCAKRGDPCAFCRAPEVWETDDVKTLEVKYRGRWYRGIWAPYNDELYVHYFFDITQMKENEFKLKDNLTVLKNLLNTSQFGIGHYDLKGTITLLNPKACEYMQGSLDDFVGKNAKDVFGQKMGHIILDRIKEITESGTIQKFEDNIKLPSGEKWFSSVYKPIINFQNQIIGCQIISIDITEQKNAEQKIADSESMFRSLFMNMQEGVAIHELTYDIVGNPSNYIILDVNKRFEEIVSIKREDAVGKTATVLYAANEPPFFEIYAKVAETGEPERFESHFAPMGKDFKISVFSIKKGSFVTVFEDVTERKKNEKEIRYLARFPDENPDPVLRVTKAGVIIYANHAVQKHCWATIKDGEQFLPQELQEAVFRCLELNSPEEIEVVCDDQVFSFSITPFSDKGYCNIYGRNITERRVAEEKVQDALAELAKRQMMIEGLLTSSRAVLEHRKFKDAASIIFNESKELIEATAGYVALLSDDGLENEVVFLSSGDLNCTVDPTLPMPIRGLRELVYKTGKPVYENSFGGSEFEGFLPKGHVKLENVLFGPMILDEEPVGLIGLANKPGGFTEQDAQIIVAFGKIAVIALRNSKILEELESGKNRATRMNEKLNVVGRLSRHDARNKLSVVANNLYLAKRTLAKDTPALKNLENAEKAISQISNIFDFAHLYEQLGIEEMSQIDVGSCVNEAAISLDLGEIALVNSCDGLSVFADSLLTQVFYNLMHNSLTHGKKVTQVKVYFEESKDHLNLLYEDDGIGIPEQEKELIFNEGYGKGTGYGLYLIRKMCEVYNWTIKETGIPDKGAKFVIDIPTENENKLNHGLE, from the coding sequence TTGACAGTTAAGGTTCTGTACGTAGATGATGATTCAGGTCTACAAATTACTGCAAAACAAATTTTGGAAGTTGTTGGTCCTTTTGAAGTGGTCACGTGCTCTTCAGTTGATGAAGCCCTTAAGCTGTTGAATGGACAAGAATTTGATGAAATTATTTCAGATTATCAAATGCCCCTGAAGAACGGTTTAGACTTTCTCAAAGAAGTCCGGGAACAAGGTGATAATACTCCCTTTATTTTGTTTACTGGAAAAGGTCGGGAAGAAGTTGCTGTAAAAGCGTTGAATTTAGGTGCAAATTATTACATTAGCAAAGTAGGTAAACCTGAAACTGTTTTTGGTGAATTAGTTCATGTGCTTTTGGAATTGGCTAAAAATAAGCGTGCCGAAAAAAGGTTGTTATTAAGTGAAACTCGTTTCAGAGAATTATTTGATAACATGCGCAGTGGTGTTGCAGTATATACAGTCGAAGATGATGGCAACTTTTTCGTTTTTAGTGATTTTAATAAAGCAGCAGAAAAAATTGAAGGTGTAAAAAAAGCAGACTTGATTGGAAAAGATGTGCTCGAGGTCTTTCCCGGAGCAAAAGATGGATTTTTAGATGTTTTTAGAAGGGTTTGGAAAACTGGAAAACCAGAATATAGTAACTCGGTTTATTCTGAATCTGGGAAACCAGAGAGTATTCGAAATTCTTACACATATAAGCTTCCTTCTGGTGAAATTGTTTCAATTTACAATGACGTAACTGATGAGAAAAAAATTGAACAACAGCTACTTAGAAATTATGAAATGTTAGACACTGTTACCCGTCACATTAATGCTGACCTTACAATAATTTCAAAAGATTATGAGGTTTTATATGCAAACAAAGTCATCACTGGCACTTATGGTGATGTGCTTGGAAAAAAGTGTTACAGCGTATTAAACAACCAAAAATCAGTTTGTGCGAATTGTGGCGTTAAAGAGATTTTTGAAACCTGTAAAGATCAGGTTATTCATTACCAAACTGTCCGTCAACCCGATGGAACAGTTAAACATCTAGAGATTACTGCTACTGCGATACGAAATGAAATTGGAGAAATTGTTAGCGCCACAGAAATTGCGATTGATTTAACTGAATCTAAACTGATTGATAAAAAATTAAGTGAAGAAATTAGTTTGAAAAATGTTCTTCTTGATAATATTCCTGGTGCTGCCCTGATTTTAAGGAAAAACACTCGTGAAATTGTTGCTTCAAATAAACTTGCTAAGGAATTTGGTGCATTTCCAGGAAAAACTTGTTATCAAACATGTGCAAAAAGAGGTGACCCATGTGCTTTTTGTAGAGCCCCCGAAGTATGGGAAACAGATGATGTGAAAACCTTAGAAGTAAAATATCGTGGTAGATGGTACCGTGGAATCTGGGCTCCTTATAATGATGAACTTTATGTTCACTATTTTTTTGATATAACTCAAATGAAAGAAAATGAGTTTAAATTAAAAGACAACTTAACTGTGTTAAAAAATCTATTAAATACTTCACAATTTGGAATCGGTCACTATGATCTAAAAGGCACCATAACTTTGTTAAATCCTAAAGCTTGCGAATATATGCAAGGTAGCCTTGACGATTTTGTTGGAAAAAATGCAAAAGATGTTTTTGGGCAAAAGATGGGGCATATAATTCTTGATAGGATCAAAGAAATTACTGAATCAGGAACTATACAAAAATTTGAAGATAATATAAAATTGCCTTCTGGAGAGAAATGGTTCAGTTCAGTTTATAAGCCAATAATTAATTTCCAAAACCAAATAATTGGGTGCCAAATTATTTCAATTGACATTACTGAACAAAAGAATGCTGAACAAAAAATTGCTGATAGTGAGTCTATGTTCAGAAGTTTATTCATGAACATGCAAGAGGGTGTCGCAATTCATGAATTAACCTATGATATAGTAGGGAATCCAAGCAATTACATAATCTTGGATGTAAACAAAAGATTTGAAGAAATCGTATCTATCAAACGTGAAGACGCTGTAGGAAAAACCGCTACTGTTTTGTATGCTGCTAATGAACCTCCGTTTTTTGAAATTTACGCTAAAGTTGCCGAAACAGGTGAACCGGAACGTTTTGAATCCCATTTTGCTCCGATGGGAAAAGATTTCAAGATATCAGTGTTTTCGATAAAAAAAGGAAGTTTTGTTACTGTTTTTGAAGATGTAACTGAACGCAAAAAAAATGAAAAAGAAATTAGGTACTTAGCAAGGTTTCCTGATGAAAACCCCGATCCAGTTCTAAGGGTAACAAAAGCAGGAGTTATAATTTATGCTAATCATGCAGTTCAAAAACACTGCTGGGCAACAATAAAAGATGGAGAACAATTTTTGCCCCAAGAGCTTCAAGAAGCAGTATTCAGGTGCCTTGAATTGAACTCTCCTGAAGAAATTGAAGTAGTTTGTGATGATCAGGTTTTTTCGTTTTCAATCACTCCTTTTTCTGATAAAGGATACTGTAACATTTATGGCAGAAACATAACTGAACGTCGAGTTGCTGAAGAGAAAGTCCAAGACGCCTTGGCTGAATTGGCAAAACGGCAAATGATGATTGAAGGTTTGTTAACTTCTTCTCGGGCAGTTTTAGAGCATCGAAAATTCAAGGATGCAGCGTCAATTATCTTCAATGAATCTAAAGAATTAATTGAAGCAACTGCAGGGTATGTTGCTTTACTAAGTGATGATGGTCTAGAAAATGAAGTTGTGTTTTTGAGTTCAGGTGATTTGAATTGTACTGTTGATCCGACTCTTCCCATGCCAATTCGTGGTCTTCGAGAATTAGTCTACAAAACGGGAAAACCTGTTTATGAAAACAGTTTTGGTGGTTCTGAATTTGAAGGTTTTCTTCCCAAAGGACATGTTAAACTGGAAAATGTGTTGTTTGGGCCAATGATTCTGGATGAAGAACCTGTTGGATTAATTGGTTTAGCTAATAAACCAGGGGGATTCACGGAACAAGATGCCCAAATAATTGTAGCTTTTGGCAAAATTGCTGTTATTGCTTTAAGAAACAGCAAAATACTTGAGGAATTAGAGTCTGGAAAAAATCGAGCTACCCGGATGAACGAAAAATTAAATGTTGTTGGGCGTTTATCTCGTCATGATGCTCGAAATAAGCTTTCTGTTGTTGCAAACAATTTGTATTTGGCTAAACGCACTCTTGCAAAAGACACTCCAGCGTTAAAGAATCTTGAAAATGCTGAAAAAGCCATTTCACAGATAAGCAACATTTTTGATTTTGCTCACCTTTATGAACAGTTAGGCATCGAAGAAATGTCCCAAATTGATGTGGGTTCTTGTGTTAATGAAGCTGCAATTAGTTTAGATTTGGGAGAAATAGCTTTAGTCAACAGCTGTGACGGGCTTTCAGTTTTTGCTGATTCGTTATTGACTCAGGTGTTCTATAATCTGATGCATAACTCGTTAACTCATGGAAAAAAGGTCACCCAAGTTAAGGTTTACTTTGAAGAATCAAAGGATCATTTGAATTTGCTATATGAAGATGATGGTATAGGCATACCTGAACAAGAAAAAGAATTAATCTTCAATGAAGGCTATGGCAAAGGAACAGGCTATGGTTTATACTTGATTCGAAAAATGTGTGAAGTTTACAACTGGACCATAAAAGAAACCGGCATTCCTGACAAGGGCGCCAAATTCGTTATAGACATACCTACAGAAAATGAAAATAAACTTAATCATGGACTGGAGTAA
- a CDS encoding cytochrome B5 yields the protein MQVTVLGELKEFTDKELEEFNGKNGKPTYLGYQGKVYDVSQSGLWDGGDHMGSHQAGKDITEEVDLAPHGEEVLERKNVKLVGKLV from the coding sequence ATGCAGGTGACAGTTTTGGGAGAATTAAAAGAGTTTACGGATAAAGAGCTTGAAGAATTCAATGGAAAAAACGGCAAGCCCACATACTTGGGTTATCAAGGAAAAGTCTATGACGTTTCCCAAAGTGGTCTCTGGGACGGCGGTGACCACATGGGCAGCCATCAAGCAGGAAAAGACATAACAGAAGAAGTAGACCTTGCTCCTCACGGGGAAGAAGTTCTCGAAAGAAAAAATGTAAAGCTCGTAGGAAAATTAGTATAG
- the metG gene encoding methionine--tRNA ligase subunit beta yields the protein MEISYEDFTKLDIRIGEVEEAESVPDSRNLLKLVVDFGSEKRQCVAGLLKYYQPEELVGKKFLFLTNLERRKLMGIESQCMILAAEDEQGNVALVSPEKDVAAGSKIC from the coding sequence ATGGAAATTAGTTATGAAGATTTCACAAAACTGGATATCCGTATCGGTGAAGTTGAAGAAGCAGAATCTGTTCCCGATTCTCGAAATTTGTTGAAACTTGTTGTTGATTTTGGTTCGGAAAAAAGGCAATGTGTAGCAGGTTTGTTGAAATATTATCAGCCCGAAGAGTTAGTGGGCAAAAAATTTTTATTTCTTACAAATTTGGAGCGAAGAAAACTAATGGGAATTGAATCTCAATGCATGATTCTCGCTGCAGAAGACGAACAAGGAAACGTTGCTTTGGTTTCTCCAGAAAAAGATGTTGCTGCCGGAAGCAAAATCTGTTAA
- a CDS encoding radical SAM protein: MTDSDGRPSIVYWLGNSVYLNVTNRCSNNCIFCVRKFKDGLDGFKLKLQKEPTAKEIIEELQKVLPTKNWDELVFCGFGEPLERLDLVLEVTKWIKMNQPTIVRVNTNGQGYLLNKGRDVVAELKAAGVDKINVSLNAPDEQTYNLICKPVLDGAYESVLEFIKKAKHVMETEATAVTVPELEVTKVKELAQKIGVKFRAR; encoded by the coding sequence ATGACTGATTCTGATGGTAGACCAAGCATCGTTTATTGGCTTGGCAATAGCGTGTATTTGAACGTAACTAACAGATGCTCTAATAACTGCATTTTCTGTGTAAGAAAATTTAAGGACGGACTTGACGGCTTTAAACTAAAATTACAAAAAGAGCCAACGGCAAAAGAAATTATTGAAGAATTGCAAAAAGTTTTACCTACAAAAAACTGGGATGAACTTGTTTTTTGTGGGTTTGGTGAACCTTTAGAACGATTGGATCTTGTTTTGGAAGTAACGAAGTGGATAAAAATGAACCAACCAACCATAGTTAGAGTTAACACCAATGGTCAAGGCTACTTGTTAAACAAAGGAAGAGACGTAGTAGCTGAATTGAAGGCTGCAGGGGTAGACAAAATTAATGTTAGTTTGAATGCTCCCGATGAACAAACTTACAATCTAATCTGCAAACCCGTGTTGGATGGCGCATATGAAAGTGTTCTGGAGTTTATCAAAAAAGCTAAACACGTCATGGAAACTGAAGCAACTGCTGTAACTGTTCCTGAATTGGAAGTGACAAAGGTCAAAGAACTGGCACAAAAAATCGGCGTCAAATTTAGAGCACGATAA
- a CDS encoding roadblock/LC7 domain-containing protein, giving the protein MLAKNVEKQKNDELQAKLQDIKKQEGIIGFIIRGPETAAIDIKDPKKIIEYASLSSAAFETSNDICKNVEIGKVNNLVVESEDTKILCTTVNDQNISIFMEKTVNHDKLCKDLNSS; this is encoded by the coding sequence TTGTTAGCAAAAAACGTCGAAAAACAAAAAAATGATGAACTGCAAGCAAAACTGCAGGACATCAAAAAACAAGAAGGAATCATCGGGTTCATCATACGCGGACCAGAAACAGCAGCAATCGACATTAAAGATCCTAAAAAAATCATCGAATATGCATCTTTGTCTTCAGCAGCATTCGAAACAAGCAATGACATTTGCAAAAACGTTGAAATCGGCAAAGTAAACAACTTGGTTGTTGAAAGTGAAGACACAAAAATCTTGTGCACCACCGTAAACGACCAAAACATCAGCATATTCATGGAAAAAACAGTCAACCACGACAAACTGTGCAAAGACCTGAACAGTTCCTAA
- a CDS encoding retropepsin-like domain-containing protein, with the protein MSEIITGRCKGAFNCKYLAFTDPKLQRKFRLPLVHIRLKNGNMSIRTDALVDSGATATFIPVELAEVLDIDFPKETSEAVGAGGSFPTFNCTIDRIDILKGTRIFCYLKNFPVTIPTKEDMIPHTILGRDSVFWDNDITFRERKQRTVFRTPKKKSNNYKKTLSKLE; encoded by the coding sequence ATGAGTGAAATCATCACAGGTCGCTGCAAAGGAGCTTTTAACTGCAAGTATCTAGCTTTCACTGATCCTAAACTTCAAAGAAAATTTCGCCTTCCTTTAGTTCACATTCGATTAAAAAACGGGAATATGAGTATTAGAACTGACGCCTTAGTGGATTCTGGTGCAACTGCAACTTTTATTCCAGTTGAACTTGCCGAGGTTTTAGATATTGATTTTCCAAAAGAAACTAGCGAAGCTGTAGGTGCAGGTGGTTCTTTTCCTACATTCAATTGCACAATTGATCGCATCGATATTTTGAAGGGAACACGAATATTTTGTTATCTAAAAAATTTTCCTGTAACAATTCCGACAAAAGAAGATATGATACCCCATACTATACTAGGCAGGGATTCAGTTTTTTGGGATAACGACATCACGTTTAGAGAACGAAAACAAAGAACAGTATTTCGAACGCCAAAAAAGAAAAGTAATAATTATAAAAAAACTCTTTCTAAATTAGAGTGA
- a CDS encoding UbiA family prenyltransferase, with protein MGKLKGFIQIIRPLNCLMMGFAVIVGASLVSDLSFNLNLLFAFLTAFTLTGASMVVNDYYDRKIDAINEPNRPIPRGDVSPRQALVYALILSVLGLLAAYLTNLSSLAVAIAAWIISMTYITKGKSTGLPGNFLVSATVVIPFIYGGLAVGQLQTSTLLFVAIVFFSNTGREITKGIVDVEGDKSHNIKTIAVTFGEKNAAIAATMFSLIAVTLSPLPWLWGLVSDWFLPAVIITDIGLVISAVMLLKDYSRSNAKKIKNMHLAWFITGLVAFIMGTI; from the coding sequence ATGGGAAAACTAAAAGGCTTTATCCAAATAATTCGACCCCTGAACTGCTTAATGATGGGGTTTGCAGTTATTGTCGGTGCCTCGTTGGTTTCGGATCTTAGTTTTAACTTGAATTTGCTGTTTGCTTTTTTGACCGCTTTCACGTTAACTGGTGCATCCATGGTAGTAAACGATTATTATGACCGTAAAATCGATGCCATAAACGAACCTAACCGCCCAATACCAAGAGGAGATGTATCACCCCGACAGGCACTAGTTTACGCTTTGATCTTAAGCGTTCTTGGATTGCTAGCAGCGTACCTTACTAACTTGTCAAGCCTTGCAGTAGCCATAGCAGCATGGATAATATCCATGACGTACATCACCAAAGGAAAAAGCACAGGATTGCCAGGAAACTTTTTGGTCAGCGCAACGGTGGTCATTCCGTTTATTTACGGAGGATTAGCAGTAGGACAACTTCAAACATCAACATTGCTGTTTGTAGCAATCGTGTTTTTCTCAAACACGGGACGAGAAATAACAAAAGGCATAGTAGACGTTGAAGGAGACAAATCTCACAACATTAAAACAATTGCAGTAACTTTTGGAGAAAAAAACGCAGCAATCGCAGCAACAATGTTCTCCCTCATCGCAGTAACCTTAAGCCCCTTGCCCTGGCTTTGGGGACTAGTTTCAGACTGGTTTTTGCCAGCAGTAATCATAACAGACATTGGCCTAGTAATATCCGCAGTTATGTTGCTAAAAGATTACTCACGAAGCAACGCCAAAAAAATAAAAAACATGCATCTAGCATGGTTCATAACTGGACTTGTAGCATTCATAATGGGAACAATATAA